A genome region from Arachis duranensis cultivar V14167 chromosome 6, aradu.V14167.gnm2.J7QH, whole genome shotgun sequence includes the following:
- the LOC107494451 gene encoding uncharacterized protein LOC107494451, which translates to MATEQQVALILGSDPTHLESLIQTLTSATTNDQRAQAESLFNACRQAQPDSLCLGLASLLHSSPNPETRTVSAVLLRRHLTPRAKKLSHTVAELASALLPNNAWPDLLPLLFQWVTSDQPKLQEISLLIFAELADYVGEALIPQLTTLHAVFLRCLGPSSTSDVRIAALAASINFVQRLTSSSDRDRFQDLLPLMMQTLTEALNSGQEATAQEALELLIELAGTEPRFLRRQIVEVVGSMLQVAEAESLEEGTRHLAIEFVVTLAEARERAPGMMRKLPQFIRRLFGVLMNLLLDVEDDPTWHSAELENEDAGETSNYGFGQECLDRLAISLGGNTIVPVASELLPGYLAAPEWQKHHAALIALAQIAEGCSKVMIKNLEHVLSMVLSSFSDAHPRARWAAINAIGQLSTDLGPDLQTKYHHLVLPALAGAMDDFQNPRVQAHAASAVLNFTENCTPEILTPYLDGIVSKLLVLLQNGKQMVQEAALTALASVADSSQEQFQKYYDAVIPYLKAILMNANDKSNRMLRAKAMECISLVGMAVGKEKFRDDAKQVMDVLMSLQQSQLEADDPTSSYMLQAWARLCKCLGQDFLPYMGFVMPPLLQSAQLKPDVTITSADSDTEFDNDDDSIETITLGDKRIGIKTSVLEEKATACNMLCCYADELKEGFFPWIDQVAFTLVPLLKFYFHEEVRKAAVSAMPELLSSAKSAVEKGQAQGRDETYIKQLSDYIIPNLVEALHKEPEVEICASMLDALNECIQVSGPHLDEKQVRSIVDEIKQVITASSSRKLERAERAKEEDFDAEERELLKEENEQEEELFDQVGDCLGTLIKTFRGSFLPFFDELSSYLTPMFGKDKTSEERRIAICIFDDVAEHCREAALKYYDSYLPFLLEACNDEYPDVRQAAVYGVGVCAEYGGSVFKPLVGEALSRLDAVIRHPDALHSDNIMAYDNAVSAVGKICQFHRDSINAAQVVPAWLSCLPIKGDLIEAKVVHDQLCSMVERSDRELIGPNNQYLPKIVAVFAEILCAGNDLATEQTSSRIINLLRQLQQTLPPHTLASTWSSLQPQQQLALQSILSIST; encoded by the exons ATGGCGACGGAGCAGCAAGTGGCCTTGATCCTTGGCTCCGACCCGACTCACCTCGAATCCCTAATCCAGACGCTGACGTCAGCCACCACCAACGACCAGCGGGCCCAGGCCGAGTCCCTCTTCAACGCCTGCAGGCAAGCCCAGCCCGACTCCCTCTGCCTGGGCCTTGCCAGCCTCCTGCACTCCTCCCCTAATCCCGAGACCCGCACCGTCTCCGCTGTCCTCCTCCGTCGCCACCTCACCCCCCGCGCCAAGAAACTCTCACATACAGTCGCCGAGCTCGCCTCCGCCCTCCTCCCCAACAACGCCTGGCCTGACCTACTCCCCCTCCTCTTCCAGTGGGTGACCTCCGACCAACCCAAGCTCCAGGAGATTTCCCTCCTCATATTCGCCGAGCTTGCAGACTACGTTGGCGAGGCTCTAATTCCTCAATTGACGACCCTCCACGCCGTTTTCCTCCGCTGCCTCGGCCCCTCGTCCACCTCCGATGTCCGAATTGCCGCCCTGGCAGCCAGCATTAATTTCGTGCAGAGGTTGACGAGTTCTTCCGATAGGGACAGGTTCCAGGATTTGCTTCCGCTGATGATGCAGACGCTGACGGAGGCGCTGAATTCCGGTCAGGAGGCTACTGCACAGGAGGCGCTGGAGCTTTTGATTGAGCTTGCTGGTACCGAGCCAAGGTTCCTCCGGCGGCAAATTGTGGAAGTGGTAGGGTCCATGCTGCAGGTTGCTGAGGCTGAGTCCTTGGAGGAGGGGACAAGGCATTTGGCTATTGAATTTGTGGTGACTTTGGCTGAGGCGAGGGAAAGGGCGCCGGGGATGATGAGGAAGTTGCCACAGTTTATTAGGAGGCTGTTTGGGGTTCTGATGAATTTGTTGCTTGATGTGGAGGATGATCCTACTTGGCACAGTGCCGAGCTAGAGAATGAGGATGCTGGGGAGACCAGCAATTATGGTTTTGGACAGGAGTGTTTGGATAGGCTGGCTATTTCTTTGGGTGGGAACACAATTGTGCCGGTTGCCTCCGAGCTTCTGCCAGGTTACTTGGCTGCTCCTGAGTGGCAGAAGCACCATGCTGCCCTCATTGCACTTGCGCAAATTGCAGAGGGTTGTTCAAAG GTGATGATAAAGAATTTGGAGCATGTGCTATCAATGGTTTTAAGTTCATTTAGTGATGCCCACCCGCGTGCACGATGGGCAGCTATAAATGCAATTGGTCAATTGTCCACAGATTTGGGGCCAGACTTGCAGACTAAATATCATCACTTAGTGCTGCCAGCGTTAGCTGGTGCCATGGATGATTTTCAAAATCCCCGTGTGCAG GCTCATGCTGCATCTGCAGTTCTAAATTTCACTGAGAATTGTACCCCGGAGATCCTAACACCTTACTTAGATGGGATTGTGAGCAAGCTTCTTGTACTCCTGCAG AATGGGAAGCAAATGGTTCAAGAAGCGGCTTTGACAGCTTTAGCTTCAGTTGCTGATTCGTCACAG gagcaatttcagaagtattATGATGCTGTGATTCCTTACTTAAAGGCTATTTTGATGAATGCAAATGATAAATCTAATCGAATGCTTCGTGCCAAAGCAATGGAGTGCATTAGTTTAGTAGGAATGGCTGTTGGGAAGGAGAAGTTCAGGGATGATGCCAAACAg GTCATGGATGTATTGATGTCACTGCAACAATCCCAGTTGGAGGCTGATGATCCGACTTCAAGTTACATGTTACAA GCATGGGCACGGCTTTGCAAATGCCTTGGGCAGGATTTTCTACCATATATGGGTTTTGTCATGCCTCCTTTGCTACAGTCTGCACAACTTAAGCCAGATGTGACCATTACATCAGCAGATTCTGATACTGAATTCGATAATGATGATGACAG CATTGAAACAATCACTCTTGGGGATAAAAGGATAGGAATTAAGACAAGTGTCCTGGAGGAGAAGGCTACAGCCTGTAACATGCTTTGTTGCTATGCAGATGAGTTGAAGGAAGGATTCTTTCCTTGGATTGACCAG GTTGCTTTTACATTGGTTCCTCTTCTTAAATTTTACTTCCATGAAGAAGTTAGGAAGGCGGCAgtttcag CTATGCCGGAACTGTTATCATCAGCAAAATCAGCTGTAGAAAAAGGGCAAGCACAAGGTCGTGATGAGACCTACATAAAACAGCTGTCTGATTATATAATACCAAATTTGGTGGAGGCTCTACACAAG GAGCCAGAGGTAGAAATTTGTGCAAGCATGTTGGATGCATTGAATGAATGCATACAG GTCTCTGGACCACATCTAGATGAAAAGCAAGTACGAAGCATTGTTGATGAGATAAAACAAGTCATTACAGCCAGTTCGTCAAGAAAACTTGAAAGAGCAGAGAGGGCCAAGGAAGAGGACTTTGATGCTGAGGAAAGAGAACTACTCAAAGAAGAAAATgagcaagaagaagaacttTTTGATCAA GTTGGTGATTGCTTGGGCACTTTGATAAAGACATTTAGAGGGTCTTTCTTGCCTTTCTTCGATGAGCTTTCATCGTACCTAACGCCCATGTTT GGTAAAGATAAAACTTCAGAGGAAAGGAGGATTGCCATTTGTATATTTGACGATGTTGCTGAGCATTGTCGTGAGGCAGCTCTCAA GTACTATGATTCCTACCTTCCATTCTTACTTGAGGCTTGCAATGATGAATATCCAGATGTTCGGCAG GCAGCTGTTTATGGGGTTGGTGTTTGTGCGGAGTATGGCGGATCTGTTTTCAAACCCCTTGTTGGAG AGGCGCTCTCAAGGCTAGATGCTGTTATAAGGCATCCAGATGCACTGCATTCTGATAACATAATGGCATATGACAATGCTGTTTCAGCTGTTGGAAAAATATGTCAGTTCCACCGCGATAGCATAAATGCAGCCCAG GTTGTTCCTGCCTGGCTAAGTTGCTTGCCTATTAAAGGCGATTTAATCGAGGCCAAGGTTGTGCATGACCAACTTTGTTCAATGGTTGAAAG GTCTGATAGAGAACTCATAGGGCCAAACAATCAATATCTTCCCAAAATAGTTGCGGTTTTTGCCGAG ATTCTATGCGCTGGTAACGATCTGGCTACTGAACAAACTTCCAGTAGGATAATCAATTTGTTGAGGCAACTTCAACAAACTTTGCCGCCTCATACCCTCGCTTCGACCTGGTCATCCTTGCAGCCTCAGCAGCAGCTTGCACTACAGTCGATCCTATCGATATCAACCTAG